A genomic stretch from Dehalococcoidia bacterium includes:
- a CDS encoding MFS transporter, with the protein MAWLLAMCLTLLLALSTFSSYVAALPFIKSEWGISNTTAGLVFSCYLAGYAIAALLVLPLTDRLPTRWVFLTSAFVSVVGNMLFPLVAYDVVMACVLRLAAGVGLVGIYMPGLRIISATFSAENRGAAMGLYVTAFYSANAVSLALTGVLMNSMDWRDAYLVLSALAALSVPLALALVRDRTAPQSSQSSGRLRLDVLRNRITTAYIIGYSLHAMELYAVRVWLPALLAAILVGRGGDVSTAAITAATIGGIALAAGGLGPVAGGAISDRLGRVKSAAGIFALSGLLCLAIGWMYAAPWPLVVAVSCFLGWAISADSSIYTTAITESAPAGLLGSTMAVQAFLGFMGGVVGPIFIGAVLDLVPDDMQWQVGFTAVALLSIPAVVTLYGVRHQTRAVSS; encoded by the coding sequence GTGGCCTGGCTCCTGGCGATGTGCCTGACTTTACTCCTGGCACTGTCCACGTTTTCGAGCTACGTAGCCGCGCTTCCCTTTATCAAGTCTGAATGGGGGATTAGCAACACGACTGCAGGCCTTGTCTTCTCCTGCTACCTGGCTGGCTATGCGATTGCCGCGCTACTGGTACTTCCTCTGACGGACAGGCTTCCCACACGGTGGGTATTTCTTACCTCGGCTTTCGTTTCCGTGGTGGGAAACATGCTCTTCCCCCTGGTCGCCTACGACGTGGTTATGGCCTGCGTATTGAGGTTGGCCGCAGGAGTGGGGCTGGTGGGGATCTACATGCCCGGGCTCCGGATAATCTCGGCCACGTTTTCTGCCGAGAACAGGGGAGCCGCAATGGGGCTGTACGTTACGGCATTCTACAGCGCCAACGCAGTTTCGCTCGCTCTGACAGGAGTCCTGATGAACAGCATGGACTGGCGCGACGCCTATCTGGTGCTGTCAGCGCTAGCTGCGCTCAGTGTGCCGCTGGCACTGGCCCTAGTTCGTGACAGGACCGCTCCACAGTCGTCACAGAGCTCCGGGAGGCTGCGACTCGACGTGCTCCGAAACCGCATCACAACTGCATACATAATCGGCTACTCGCTCCACGCGATGGAACTGTATGCAGTGCGCGTGTGGCTTCCCGCACTGCTTGCAGCGATCCTGGTTGGAAGGGGAGGCGACGTATCCACGGCTGCCATTACAGCCGCGACGATCGGTGGCATCGCCCTCGCCGCTGGGGGACTTGGTCCTGTAGCAGGAGGCGCCATCTCAGACAGGCTGGGCCGAGTCAAGAGTGCCGCGGGGATCTTCGCTTTGAGCGGCCTGCTCTGCCTTGCCATAGGGTGGATGTACGCTGCCCCCTGGCCCCTGGTTGTTGCGGTTTCGTGTTTTCTGGGATGGGCAATCTCGGCGGACTCGTCAATTTACACAACGGCCATAACGGAGTCAGCCCCTGCCGGCCTGCTCGGCTCGACCATGGCGGTACAGGCGTTTCTGGGGTTTATGGGGGGCGTTGTTGGCCCCATATTCATAGGGGCCGTTCTTGACCTCGTGCCTGACGATATGCAGTGGCAGGTCGGGTTTACTGCTGTTGCTTTACTCTCGATTCCGGCCGTGGTTACGCTGTACGGAGTGCGTCACCAGACTAGGGCCGTTTCATCATGA
- a CDS encoding arginine--tRNA ligase has protein sequence MTTSLRSEVAQLISSALDAAISSGTLPEVDVQDLSIERPQKAENGDFSCSLAMKLARPMRMNPRAIGQAIVDSLPNSPLVGSAWLAGPGFVNFSFNEEWLRSQVDVVIESGSSYGDSASTRDVKVQVEFVSVNPTGPVHVGHARGAVLGSALANVLAAAGYDVQREYYVNDAGRQMELFYETAYVRYLQAWDRDAVMPEEGYQGEYMVDLAQQIRSDHDDEYLGMSRDGAIAAIGEVGLEAMVASIRESLQRIGVSYDNWFRERDLYTRGDYERVMDLIGQRGYRTSADGAEWFAATKLGQEKDAVLIRSNGDPTYFASDVAYHYDKFVGRKFDRVINIWGADHQGHVTRMKAAVSAMDVDPDRLTLMIYQMVTFKQGEELVRLSKRSGDIITVDDLVDQVGADACRFFFLSRAAETQMEFDLELATRQSSDNPVYYVQYAHARIAGIIANAQERGIDLDGGDLSLLTDDAELDLIRKIVQLPELVELMANSLAVHHLPHFAQELATVFHWFYQQCRVISTVEGEEELTRARLRLCQAARVALAKCLDLMGVTAPDKM, from the coding sequence ATGACTACTTCTCTACGCTCAGAGGTGGCGCAGCTTATCAGTAGCGCACTCGACGCTGCCATCAGCTCAGGGACACTCCCTGAAGTAGACGTTCAGGACCTGTCTATAGAGCGACCGCAAAAGGCGGAGAACGGCGATTTCTCCTGCAGTCTGGCCATGAAGCTCGCTCGCCCGATGAGGATGAACCCGCGGGCGATTGGGCAGGCAATCGTCGACTCCCTGCCCAACTCCCCCCTCGTGGGGAGCGCATGGCTTGCAGGCCCTGGATTCGTGAATTTCAGCTTCAACGAAGAATGGCTGAGGTCGCAGGTAGACGTCGTAATCGAGTCCGGCTCCAGTTATGGCGACTCTGCCAGCACAAGGGACGTCAAGGTCCAGGTCGAGTTCGTTAGCGTTAATCCAACTGGCCCGGTCCACGTCGGACACGCAAGGGGCGCCGTGCTGGGCAGCGCACTCGCGAACGTGCTGGCTGCCGCTGGCTACGACGTGCAGCGCGAATACTACGTCAACGATGCAGGCCGCCAGATGGAGCTGTTCTACGAGACGGCATACGTTCGCTACCTCCAGGCGTGGGACAGAGATGCCGTGATGCCGGAAGAGGGCTACCAGGGCGAGTACATGGTGGACCTTGCGCAGCAGATCAGGTCAGACCACGACGACGAATACCTGGGTATGAGCAGGGATGGCGCCATAGCGGCAATAGGAGAGGTTGGTCTGGAAGCGATGGTCGCCTCGATACGAGAGTCCCTTCAAAGAATCGGCGTGTCATACGACAACTGGTTCAGGGAGCGGGACCTGTACACGCGGGGCGACTACGAACGGGTCATGGACCTGATCGGGCAGCGCGGATACAGGACCTCGGCAGACGGCGCCGAATGGTTCGCCGCAACCAAGCTGGGCCAGGAGAAGGATGCTGTCCTGATACGGTCGAACGGAGACCCCACGTACTTCGCTTCAGACGTCGCGTACCACTACGACAAGTTCGTCGGGCGCAAGTTCGACCGGGTCATCAATATCTGGGGGGCAGACCACCAGGGACACGTCACCAGGATGAAGGCTGCCGTTTCGGCGATGGACGTCGACCCCGACCGCCTCACCCTGATGATCTACCAGATGGTCACCTTCAAGCAGGGCGAAGAGCTGGTCCGGCTGTCCAAGCGATCCGGGGACATCATCACGGTCGACGACCTCGTGGACCAGGTCGGCGCCGATGCGTGCAGGTTCTTCTTCCTGTCGAGGGCCGCCGAGACGCAGATGGAGTTCGACCTCGAGCTGGCTACCCGACAGTCGTCGGACAACCCGGTCTACTACGTCCAGTATGCTCACGCCCGCATCGCTGGGATCATCGCCAACGCTCAGGAACGGGGCATAGACCTCGACGGCGGCGATCTGTCGCTTCTGACCGACGACGCAGAGCTCGACCTCATCCGTAAGATCGTGCAGCTCCCGGAGCTGGTCGAGTTGATGGCTAACAGCCTTGCCGTCCACCACCTGCCCCACTTCGCACAGGAACTGGCCACGGTGTTCCACTGGTTCTACCAGCAGTGCCGGGTCATCTCGACCGTAGAGGGAGAAGAGGAGCTCACACGGGCCCGTCTCCGTCTATGCCAGGCTGCCAGGGTGGCCCTAGCGAAGTGCCTCGACCTCATGGGTGTGACCGCGCCAGATAAGATGTGA
- a CDS encoding tetratricopeptide repeat protein translates to MKLERHMMERRSHKLAAFQKLVLLCVFMSTIAAGLACGGSEGGIPENTDLRRGVELQEDGHIEQAYGAYNAAIEADPRNAEAYARRAYVYIVMDDLTSAAADLRLAEKLEPDLPLTSLHRGMIYDEIDNHDEAILEYTRAIELEPTLSDAHISRASVYLEIGDAESALDDLSAAGRLEPENAELFLVRGQVYLMTGDLGRAESDLLQVIELTDEPGLISTARQILAALP, encoded by the coding sequence TTGAAACTCGAACGCCACATGATGGAACGGCGCTCGCACAAACTGGCCGCCTTCCAGAAGCTCGTATTGCTCTGTGTCTTCATGTCGACCATTGCAGCCGGTCTCGCCTGTGGGGGCTCTGAAGGTGGTATCCCCGAAAACACCGACCTGAGGCGCGGCGTTGAACTGCAGGAGGACGGTCACATAGAGCAGGCGTATGGAGCGTACAATGCGGCGATCGAAGCCGATCCCAGGAATGCCGAGGCGTACGCCAGGCGCGCTTACGTCTACATCGTGATGGACGACCTTACAAGCGCTGCGGCAGACCTACGCCTAGCGGAAAAACTCGAACCAGACCTCCCGCTGACATCGCTGCATCGAGGGATGATCTACGACGAGATCGATAATCACGATGAGGCGATTCTCGAATACACACGTGCCATCGAACTCGAGCCGACCTTGTCAGACGCCCACATCAGCCGTGCCAGCGTGTACCTGGAGATCGGGGACGCGGAGTCCGCGCTGGATGACCTCAGTGCGGCGGGAAGGCTGGAGCCGGAGAATGCAGAGCTGTTCCTCGTTCGAGGTCAGGTGTATCTGATGACGGGAGATCTTGGACGGGCGGAATCAGACCTGCTCCAGGTGATTGAGCTTACTGACGAGCCGGGGTTGATATCGACTGCGAGGCAGATACTGGCCGCGTTGCCCTGA
- a CDS encoding HAD family hydrolase — protein MKPGNIRPYRAVLFDFDDTLIDTREALTRVSEHWYATRPRENRPPTEEEFIAGLQVTNSEQLSLRDFYVRMLEIWPGCFPSVEAALEAHSVAVPDCVSVDRGTEVMLRDLKVAGVPVGVVTNGPTEMQWAKVRNAGVADLVRAVVVSEEFGANKPDPAIFHHALSLIGASPAETLFVGDNTVADIGGASGIGMRTAWMSHGRSWVIDSYSPDHVVDDVWDVRPLLGI, from the coding sequence GTGAAACCAGGGAATATCCGGCCGTATAGGGCAGTCCTGTTCGATTTCGATGACACGCTCATCGATACAAGGGAAGCACTCACCAGGGTGAGCGAGCACTGGTACGCTACCCGGCCCCGGGAGAACCGACCTCCAACAGAAGAGGAGTTCATAGCCGGACTTCAGGTAACTAACTCCGAGCAGTTGAGCCTGCGAGACTTCTACGTCAGGATGCTGGAGATCTGGCCGGGATGTTTCCCGAGTGTAGAGGCAGCACTCGAAGCCCATAGTGTTGCGGTGCCAGACTGCGTCTCTGTCGACAGGGGAACTGAAGTCATGCTGCGCGACCTGAAGGTCGCTGGAGTTCCAGTGGGCGTTGTCACAAATGGGCCCACCGAAATGCAGTGGGCTAAGGTCCGGAACGCAGGTGTGGCAGACCTGGTTAGAGCAGTGGTCGTATCGGAGGAGTTTGGCGCGAACAAACCGGACCCAGCAATATTCCATCACGCCTTGAGCCTCATCGGAGCCAGCCCTGCGGAGACCCTGTTTGTTGGAGACAACACAGTGGCGGACATCGGCGGCGCCAGTGGGATAGGGATGCGGACTGCATGGATGAGCCATGGACGATCATGGGTCATCGACTCATACAGCCCGGACCACGTTGTGGATGACGTGTGGGACGTCCGGCCGTTACTTGGGATCTAG
- a CDS encoding NUDIX domain-containing protein, whose translation MPSDNTYCHRCGEILGEERVAGALRPKCGSCGAVVFLDPKLAVVVVASQESRILMVKRDIEPMMGRWSFPSGYVDRGEVVEDAAVREVREETNVEVSLDGLLGVYSREGASVVLVAFAASIVGGSPSAGDEAQAVQMFAADDLPPLPFPNDPEIMADWRRRIT comes from the coding sequence ATGCCGTCAGACAACACATACTGCCACCGCTGCGGTGAGATTCTAGGCGAGGAGCGCGTCGCAGGAGCGCTCAGGCCAAAGTGCGGTTCGTGCGGAGCGGTCGTATTTCTCGACCCCAAGCTTGCTGTGGTCGTGGTCGCGTCCCAGGAATCACGGATACTGATGGTGAAACGGGACATCGAGCCGATGATGGGTCGCTGGAGTTTCCCCTCTGGATACGTCGACCGTGGTGAGGTGGTTGAAGATGCGGCGGTGCGTGAGGTCCGTGAGGAGACAAACGTAGAAGTCTCCCTCGATGGACTTCTCGGCGTCTACTCTCGTGAGGGAGCTTCGGTAGTACTGGTAGCATTCGCAGCCAGCATAGTTGGCGGCAGTCCAAGCGCCGGTGACGAGGCCCAGGCAGTCCAGATGTTTGCTGCCGACGACCTACCGCCTCTGCCATTCCCGAATGATCCCGAAATCATGGCCGACTGGCGTCGGCGTATCACCTAG
- a CDS encoding MBL fold metallo-hydrolase, whose amino-acid sequence MVGAKVTVGNIEIVSVSDGQGDMVPTDVFPASEMEIWRSEYSDLLDDAGLTHPRFGSFAFNSGGKLMLVDTGLGGPDGTLLTQLSESGVDRDVVDLVVLTHIHPDHVGWNMSDGSPTFPNARYLVTRVDWDHWTQPEMREQAPHVDAQMIPLEGLNVLDLIYGEYNVTDEVKTLPTPGHTPGHISLVITSAGESAFILGDVAHSPAQAQYTDWSPGFDTDPDLARETRHSVLDRLESDGTLVASGHFPEPGYGRFVRSGDRRVWQPV is encoded by the coding sequence GTGGTAGGTGCGAAGGTCACAGTAGGCAATATCGAGATTGTGTCGGTATCAGACGGGCAGGGCGACATGGTGCCCACGGACGTCTTCCCGGCGAGCGAGATGGAAATCTGGAGGTCCGAGTACAGTGACCTCCTGGACGATGCGGGCCTGACTCATCCAAGGTTCGGGTCGTTCGCATTCAACTCGGGCGGCAAGCTGATGCTGGTTGACACGGGCCTCGGAGGCCCGGACGGCACACTGCTAACCCAGCTCAGCGAGAGCGGTGTGGACAGGGATGTGGTCGACCTCGTTGTCCTGACCCACATACATCCTGATCATGTGGGATGGAATATGTCGGACGGCAGTCCTACGTTCCCCAATGCCAGGTACCTGGTCACACGCGTCGACTGGGACCACTGGACGCAGCCTGAAATGCGTGAGCAGGCGCCGCACGTGGATGCGCAGATGATTCCACTGGAAGGCCTGAATGTTCTCGACCTGATCTACGGCGAGTACAACGTGACAGACGAGGTCAAGACACTGCCGACGCCCGGCCACACACCTGGTCACATATCACTCGTAATCACGTCCGCTGGTGAGAGCGCGTTCATACTCGGGGACGTGGCGCACAGTCCTGCCCAGGCGCAGTACACGGACTGGAGTCCTGGATTCGATACCGACCCCGACCTCGCCCGGGAGACTCGGCACTCCGTCCTGGACAGGCTTGAGAGCGACGGCACGCTGGTCGCCTCGGGACACTTCCCGGAGCCTGGATACGGGAGATTTGTCAGATCTGGAGACAGGCGCGTCTGGCAGCCGGTGTGA
- a CDS encoding TIGR03668 family PPOX class F420-dependent oxidoreductase translates to MLADDARRFVASARVGRLATSSPEGLPHVIPVCFELLGDSIYIGLDGKPKTVDVLKLRRVRNIVCNPRAAFIVDRYSDNWSRLGYVLISADASLVNDCHERANAIDALRRKYDQYRTLLSDEASVIRLRPIRVTSWGDMTPWKKVGDSDIAGLVQPGSDR, encoded by the coding sequence GTGCTTGCGGATGACGCTCGACGGTTCGTCGCCAGCGCGAGGGTAGGACGGCTGGCGACCTCATCTCCTGAAGGCCTGCCACACGTAATTCCAGTCTGCTTCGAGTTGCTGGGCGATTCCATATACATAGGTCTGGACGGCAAACCCAAGACCGTGGACGTTCTGAAGCTTCGACGAGTTCGGAACATCGTCTGCAACCCGCGGGCGGCATTCATCGTCGACCGATATTCGGATAACTGGAGCCGACTGGGCTACGTCCTCATTAGTGCGGATGCCAGCCTGGTCAATGACTGTCACGAGAGGGCGAACGCAATTGATGCCTTGAGGCGCAAGTATGATCAGTACCGCACTCTGCTATCTGATGAGGCCTCTGTAATCAGGCTCAGACCCATACGAGTCACATCCTGGGGTGATATGACTCCTTGGAAGAAGGTTGGTGACTCGGACATTGCCGGACTGGTTCAGCCAGGATCCGATCGTTGA
- a CDS encoding amidohydrolase family protein: protein MAGRGADYMIRGGLVVRGSGITREDIVVADGKVVENDGSYSDPDIGRIIDASGQFVLPGIVDAHNHPVNADRIETFSLSAAHGGVTTVVPFIQNMRRQGIEGTVVDMIDEFMDEAAADSYLDYAIHAILLGDDDVEDQVPQLMDMGVISFKMYMTYPRRGMMMPDDRMLSAMEMAAADGGIAMVHAENGYCIDHLVERSIDAGHVGREHYAPSQPRILEIEAANRAATYAKVTGCPLYIVHLSAREILSVLEEFRGEEMHLFGETCPQYLDLTNQAMLDHGSLAKIGPPLREREDNEAMWRGLDSHLIDTIASDFCGFMKSQKGSYDTEADPDAEGSIFDATFGGNWVEQMLCVVYQEGVNAGRITLPRLVQVMCENPAKIFGLYPQKGSLDPGADADIVLFDPTVEHTLSAESQHCNADFTMFEGKQITGKPVLTMQRGEILVENGVMQRPKGRARYLPGNRELTAYAEAGYGVS, encoded by the coding sequence ATGGCAGGCAGAGGAGCTGACTACATGATCCGGGGCGGCCTCGTCGTCCGTGGAAGTGGCATCACGCGCGAGGACATTGTCGTCGCCGACGGCAAAGTCGTCGAAAACGACGGAAGCTATTCCGATCCCGATATAGGGAGAATCATCGACGCCTCGGGGCAATTCGTACTCCCCGGGATTGTCGACGCGCACAACCACCCGGTGAACGCCGATCGCATCGAGACATTCTCCCTGAGCGCAGCGCACGGGGGCGTGACGACGGTCGTTCCATTCATTCAGAACATGCGTCGACAGGGCATCGAGGGCACCGTCGTCGACATGATTGACGAGTTCATGGACGAGGCAGCGGCCGATTCCTACCTCGACTACGCCATCCACGCGATCCTGCTTGGAGACGACGACGTTGAAGACCAGGTGCCGCAGCTCATGGATATGGGCGTCATCTCGTTCAAGATGTACATGACCTACCCCAGGCGCGGCATGATGATGCCCGATGACCGGATGCTCAGTGCGATGGAGATGGCCGCAGCAGACGGCGGGATCGCCATGGTCCACGCGGAGAACGGCTACTGCATCGACCACCTCGTTGAACGGTCGATCGATGCCGGGCACGTTGGTCGGGAACACTACGCGCCTTCACAGCCCAGGATACTTGAGATCGAGGCCGCAAACCGCGCGGCGACCTACGCCAAGGTAACCGGCTGTCCCCTGTACATCGTCCACCTGTCAGCCCGCGAGATCCTGAGCGTCCTGGAAGAGTTCCGAGGAGAGGAGATGCACCTCTTCGGTGAGACGTGTCCCCAGTATCTCGACCTCACGAACCAGGCCATGCTCGACCACGGATCACTTGCCAAGATTGGCCCTCCCCTCAGGGAACGGGAAGACAACGAGGCAATGTGGCGTGGGTTGGACTCACACCTCATCGACACCATAGCGAGCGACTTTTGCGGCTTCATGAAGTCGCAGAAGGGTTCGTACGACACGGAGGCCGACCCTGACGCAGAGGGTTCCATCTTCGACGCCACCTTCGGCGGGAACTGGGTCGAGCAGATGCTGTGTGTCGTCTACCAGGAGGGAGTAAACGCGGGCAGGATTACCCTCCCGCGTCTGGTGCAGGTCATGTGCGAGAATCCGGCCAAGATCTTCGGACTGTACCCGCAGAAAGGGTCCCTTGATCCGGGCGCAGACGCCGACATCGTGCTATTCGACCCGACCGTGGAACACACTCTCAGCGCTGAGTCCCAGCACTGCAACGCCGACTTCACGATGTTCGAAGGCAAGCAGATAACGGGCAAGCCGGTGCTGACGATGCAGCGCGGTGAGATACTTGTCGAGAACGGTGTAATGCAGCGTCCCAAGGGCCGCGCGAGGTATCTACCCGGAAACAGGGAGCTGACCGCCTACGCTGAGGCCGGCTACGGCGTTTCATAA
- the selD gene encoding selenide, water dikinase SelD, translated as MLYLRGFSSTFNSGGIHVVDTSEQIRLTSLASCAGUASKFSPEDLGQILSQLPPVSDENLLVGVNTGDDAAVYRMSDDTALIQTVDFFPPIVDDPYAFGQIAVANALSDVYAMGGEPLIALNIVGFPVALPKDILGSILIGGAHKAQEAGVLIVGGHTVDDEEPKYGLSVTGVVKPGDEVTNAGARPGDKLVLTKPIGTGIITTAGKQGVAGEDVIASAVEIMSTLNRDAAHAMTSVGVNGCVDVTGFGLLGHLRGMTRASGVSATVELGAISFIPGAQALAEEGVAPGGTHRNLQSLEPDVTWDESVTDIQKLLLADAQTSGGLLISVPVSSTVALIDALEHHGVQTHAVIGSIGESGQNGGPSIHVSA; from the coding sequence ATGCTATACTTACGTGGCTTCTCCAGCACGTTTAATTCGGGAGGAATTCACGTGGTCGACACCAGCGAACAGATCAGATTGACGAGCCTTGCCAGCTGTGCGGGTTGAGCCTCTAAATTCAGCCCAGAGGATCTGGGCCAAATCCTGAGTCAGCTCCCACCCGTCTCGGACGAGAACCTGCTCGTCGGAGTGAACACCGGCGACGATGCCGCTGTGTATCGGATGAGCGACGACACCGCCCTCATCCAGACAGTGGACTTCTTCCCGCCGATAGTGGACGACCCGTACGCATTCGGCCAGATTGCAGTCGCCAATGCGCTCAGTGACGTCTACGCTATGGGCGGCGAGCCCCTCATCGCATTGAACATAGTTGGATTCCCTGTTGCCCTGCCCAAGGACATACTTGGGTCGATTCTCATCGGCGGCGCGCACAAGGCACAGGAGGCCGGCGTGCTGATAGTCGGCGGGCACACCGTCGACGATGAAGAGCCCAAATACGGCCTATCCGTAACTGGAGTTGTGAAGCCTGGTGACGAGGTCACGAACGCAGGGGCTCGGCCCGGCGACAAGCTTGTTCTCACCAAGCCGATCGGCACCGGAATCATAACCACGGCAGGCAAGCAGGGTGTGGCTGGAGAGGACGTGATAGCGTCCGCAGTCGAGATTATGAGCACCCTCAACCGGGATGCTGCCCACGCCATGACTTCGGTCGGAGTAAACGGCTGCGTCGACGTGACTGGGTTCGGTCTGCTGGGTCACCTGCGCGGAATGACGCGTGCCAGTGGCGTTTCTGCTACTGTCGAGCTCGGCGCAATCTCCTTCATCCCCGGAGCCCAGGCTCTGGCGGAAGAGGGCGTTGCCCCGGGTGGAACTCACCGGAACCTCCAATCGCTCGAGCCTGACGTAACATGGGACGAATCAGTTACTGATATTCAGAAGCTGCTTCTGGCCGATGCACAGACATCCGGCGGGCTGCTCATCTCAGTCCCTGTCTCTTCCACGGTCGCGCTCATCGACGCCCTGGAACACCACGGTGTTCAGACGCACGCGGTGATCGGATCGATTGGTGAATCAGGCCAGAACGGTGGTCCTTCGATTCACGTGTCTGCCTGA
- a CDS encoding CCA tRNA nucleotidyltransferase translates to MDNVADLLASRLTEELVRALRAVGTAAEAASVAPFLVGGSVRGALVDDQGTFDLDIALVGADDATFARIAELTGGRLSRRSQFGTAKLQLDSLEIDLAMARAEDYPKPGSLPVVRSGTLEEDLSRRDFSVNAMAVSLCSETWGDLVDLHEGLADLKQGRLRVLQENSFRDDPTRIVRAARYASRLDLSPTAGTLESLLQSVGFLDSVSPARIRNELDRVFLERDPSGAMNLLSDWNVLWSIHPCLEFHADPWDGFATEAGALPPQARTSLGYAILACGITEADVNGLIARLIPRASERRSIEDSATLGRMSATELVSFSNSSLARVLDPLAESAVLGVGMAKGGKLGCRISQYVRSHRGLRPYLTGDSLIEMGVPRGPSVGSILKRLRNAWLDGEISTASEEWALAKELAVEVAES, encoded by the coding sequence GTGGACAACGTGGCCGACCTGCTAGCGTCGCGGCTGACGGAGGAGTTGGTTCGTGCCTTGCGCGCCGTCGGCACAGCGGCCGAAGCCGCCAGTGTCGCGCCTTTCCTGGTCGGGGGATCGGTGCGCGGTGCCCTGGTGGACGACCAGGGCACCTTCGACCTCGACATCGCACTCGTCGGCGCCGACGATGCGACTTTCGCTCGTATCGCTGAGCTGACCGGAGGGCGGCTCTCCAGGCGTTCCCAGTTCGGAACAGCCAAGCTTCAGCTTGATTCGCTCGAAATCGATCTCGCGATGGCGAGGGCAGAGGACTATCCCAAGCCGGGCAGTCTGCCTGTCGTCCGCTCTGGAACTCTTGAGGAAGATCTTTCCAGGCGCGATTTTTCGGTGAATGCGATGGCCGTGTCGCTGTGCTCAGAAACTTGGGGAGACCTCGTAGACCTGCACGAGGGACTCGCCGACCTGAAGCAAGGACGTCTCAGGGTCCTGCAGGAAAATAGCTTTCGCGATGATCCCACCCGTATCGTGAGGGCAGCCCGATATGCTTCCAGGCTCGACCTATCTCCGACGGCAGGCACGCTAGAATCTCTCTTGCAGTCTGTCGGTTTCCTAGACAGTGTTTCGCCAGCCAGAATACGAAACGAACTGGACCGCGTCTTCCTGGAACGAGACCCTTCAGGAGCAATGAATCTCCTGTCGGACTGGAACGTGCTGTGGAGCATACATCCCTGCCTAGAATTCCATGCCGATCCCTGGGATGGATTCGCCACCGAGGCGGGAGCGCTACCGCCTCAAGCCCGGACCTCGCTTGGATATGCGATCCTCGCCTGCGGCATTACCGAGGCAGACGTCAACGGGTTAATCGCCAGGCTAATTCCGCGAGCTTCCGAGCGCAGGTCGATCGAGGACTCGGCCACGCTTGGCCGCATGTCGGCCACTGAACTCGTGAGCTTCTCTAACAGCAGTCTTGCCAGAGTTCTCGATCCCCTGGCTGAGTCAGCCGTATTGGGCGTTGGTATGGCCAAGGGCGGCAAACTCGGTTGCAGGATCTCCCAGTACGTGCGCTCACACAGGGGCCTCAGGCCTTACCTGACTGGTGATTCCCTCATAGAAATGGGTGTGCCAAGAGGACCGAGTGTCGGCAGCATCCTCAAGCGATTGAGAAACGCATGGCTGGACGGCGAGATCTCAACCGCCAGTGAGGAGTGGGCCCTTGCTAAAGAGCTGGCAGTCGAAGTCGCCGAAAGTTAA
- a CDS encoding gamma carbonic anhydrase family protein, producing the protein MIRSLDGISPKIHPTAFVSEAAYVIGNVVIGEGSSVWPGSVVRGDMGRITIGKYTCVQDNSVVHCDTDATIGDYVVIGHRVVCHARNVGSRTLLGNGSVVNDGVSIGDECVIASGAVVLDDMQVPERSIVVGVPGRVRGEVQDRHLELGDYFSGVYVLKTQRYLRNGGLGS; encoded by the coding sequence GTGATCAGGTCTCTTGACGGGATATCCCCTAAAATTCACCCGACTGCCTTCGTGAGCGAGGCGGCCTATGTAATTGGCAACGTTGTCATAGGTGAGGGCTCCAGTGTTTGGCCCGGTTCCGTTGTTCGCGGCGACATGGGACGCATCACCATCGGAAAGTACACCTGTGTCCAGGACAACTCTGTAGTCCACTGCGACACCGATGCGACCATTGGCGACTACGTTGTGATCGGTCACAGGGTAGTTTGCCATGCCAGGAACGTTGGTTCACGAACGCTCCTGGGCAACGGGTCAGTCGTTAACGATGGCGTTTCGATCGGAGACGAGTGCGTCATTGCTTCGGGTGCTGTGGTTCTTGACGATATGCAGGTGCCGGAGAGGTCAATTGTCGTGGGAGTCCCCGGACGAGTCAGGGGAGAAGTGCAGGACAGACACCTGGAGCTTGGAGACTACTTCAGCGGCGTTTACGTCCTGAAGACGCAGCGATACCTTAGAAACGGCGGCCTCGGCTCCTGA